The genomic stretch CCTCAACAATACCGACCTTATTGATGATTCGATCATGACCGGAAAACAAAACGTCATTGTCCACACCATCGGATTTGGGGTTGATGGGGCCGAAACTGGAGCCGTTAAATTATTGGATGAGACCGCGTTTAATGGAAAAGGAAACGCTTATATTGCCAATAACACCGCCGGCCTGACCAACGCCCTCACCGAGATCGTCAGCGGTCTTTTGGAGGATAATACCTCCTTTGTGGCACCTGTGGTCCCTGTTAGTCCTGAAAACAGGACCTATAGCTCCAGCAATGTCTTTGTTGGTTTTTTTAGACCGGATGCAAGTGCTTTTTGGGGGGGGAATGTTAAAAAATACGGGCTCAACAGCGGCGGTAAAATTGTGGATAATGATATGCTTACCCTTTCCACCAATTCAAATGGGGTATTTTATGATACCTCCACCTCTTTCTGGGGGACCATACCGGATGGGGGAAAAGTTGAAGAAGGCGGGGTTGGAAAAGTGTTGCTCAATCGGGATTTGAGTACGCGAAAGCTATATACCTACTTTGAAACAAACGTTAATTTAACCAACAGCGTTAACGTTTTCAACAAAACGAATATTACGCCCACCATGTTGGGGTATCTCTCAACGGAGACCTCCAAGCGGGATGATCTGATTGATTTTATCTATGGGTATGATCCCTACGATACGGGTTCTTCGTTTAAACGGGCATGGGTTCTGGGGGACATTCTTCACTCTCGGCCCATGGTGGTGAATTATGCCTCTTATGTCTATTCTCTAACCAACATGGCGGACTGTACCCAGAATAAATCCATTATTTACGTGGGAGCCAACGATGGAATGCTCCATGCGTTTAAGGATTGTGATGGGTCTGAGGTTTGGGGATTTATCCCACCGGATGTTCTTGGAAATCTAAAAAAATTAACGGGAACGAGCCATCCCTATTTTGTGGATGGATCTCCCCGGACCTATATTTATGATTACGATAAGGATGGGAATATTGAACCGGCCGATGGCGATATTGTTCTTCTCCTGGTTGGCGAGCGGCGAGGAGGCAGTACCTTTTATGTCCTTGACGTAACTGATTTTAATACCCCCAAATTCCTTGGGAGTTTGTCTCCCAGCAAGGTCTGCAATGGAACCACCTGTACCACCACCACGCTTTATGGTGAGTTAGGGCAATCCTGGTCCGATCCGGTGCTCGGAAAAGTGAAAGAGGGTGGGGTCAATAAAATCGTCTTTTTCATAGGGGGTGGTTATGACGAAACCACGGAGAATACGCTCCCGCTTCTTTCGACGACCAATACCAAGGGAAGAGCTTTTTATGCCTTTGAGTTGGTCCGAACCAACAGCGGAAAATTAAATGACGTCTCCTTCCTAGGGACGAAGGTCTTCGAGTATTCCTATAACACCTCTGTTACCTTGGATACCGGCAATACCATCGATGATATGACCTATTCGATTCCCAGTGAGGTGACGGCCATTGATTCCGATGGAGATGACTACTTAGACACTGTTTATGTCGGGGATATTGGCGCGCAGATGTGGCGCTTCTATGTTGGAGATAACAACGCGTCAAATTGGACCGGAAGTACTATCTTTAAATCAAACCCATCCACCACGGAAGGGCGTAAAATATTTTATCCCCCGGATGTGGTCCAGGAGCTTGATCCTTATAACGGTTTTGCGGTCTTTAATCTTCTCTACTTTGGAACCGGAGATCGCGCCAATCCGAAAATTGAAACCATTGATGGGACGACCACGGGAACGGCATCCATCGACCGGATGTATATGGTGAAGGACCGGCTGAAAAATTTCGATGGTTCCGCTACGGTATTTCCTCTGACGGAGAGCAATCTTGAGGATGTGACCACGGATGACTTGCAATTAACCAGTACCACCTCATCGGGAATAGCCACCATTTTAGGTAATTTAAGTGAGAAATATGGTTGGTTTATCCAGCTGGATGATACCACTAACTTTCCGGGGGAAAAGATCCTTGCCCCGGCCACTGTGTTTAACCGGGTGGTGTTTTTCACCGCTTTTTCACCCACCAATTCATCAACGGACCCTTGTATTCCCAGTGCGGGAACCGCAAGAATTTTTGCGATGAACTACCTGACCGGTGAAGCGGTGTTCAATTACGACCTAACCAATGACGGTGGCTATAGCTCAGAAACCAATACCCGGGCCAAAACCGACGATCAGAAAATTGTCAAACGCAGTGATCGGGTTATTACCATGGGAGCCAGTATTCCATCCGGTGTCGTCATTATTGTGACTGAGGACGGGCCTTCCTCTTTAGTGGGTGTGGGTGGTGCCCTAGGGGGCACCGAGTTGAAACCGGGTGGAGGGGTTAACCGAATCTTCTGGAAAGAGACTCCGTAGTCAAGGGCTTTTCAAAAGCGGGAACTTGGAAATATTTCATAGGGGGAAATCATGATTCAAAAAGAAAAATTGCAAAAGTGGGTTTTAGCTTCACTGATCATAGCGGCAACGCTGGGGTTTGCAGCCCCAGCGTTTACTCAGGGAGATATAGTCGCCTTTGAAGAGGGGGCCATTATGGAAATAAATCATTTTTCCGGGTATATGTTCCTCAACGAAAAGAAAATTTATTTGGATCGGAATACCGTGGTCATGAATCAAAAAGAAGAGGTCCAGGAGGTTCGTGTTCTGAAACCGGGAATGTTGGTGGCTGCTTTTCTAGAGATGAAAGCGAATCAATTGAGGGCCGTTCGAATCAACGTTTTCCCATCAAAACCATAAATCAACCATTTTAAAATTTAAGGATTTTAAATGAGAAAATCGGTTCCTTTTTTAATGACACTATTTTTTTTACTCCTTGGGTGTTCCCAAGGGAAGGAAAATCTTGAGGTCTATGTTCCGGCGGAGGAAGCCAAAAATGGAGAGAACCAAATGTTGGGAGGGGTTTGGGGGGTTGAAATTTCTCCCCATGAACCCTCATCCGATGAGAGTCTGATGGTTTTGGTTCAGGAACAAATGGGGGGCCGTCTGGCCCCAACCCTTCTCTATCAATGGCATCGGAATGGGGTTCTGATTCCAGGGGTGACCTCCAATCATCTTCCAAAACAGCACTTTGGGAAGGGAGATCTTATTTTCGTCCAGGTTTCCAACCCGAAGGGAGTTGATCAAACCTCAAAAATAAAATCCGATCCGGTAAGTATTTTAAACACCCCTCCGAGGGTTTTATCGGTTTCGTTTAAACCGGAACAACCACGGAGTGGTCAACCGATAGAGGCAGCTGTTCAAGGTTTGGATTATGATGAAGATTCCCTGGAATATGCATTCCGATGGTATAAAAATGAACAAGAAATTGAAGGGGAACCATCCTCCGTTCTAGAGCCAGAACATTTTAAAAAAGGGGACCGAATTCAGGTAGAAGTGAAAGCCTTTGATGGAGAAAATGAAGGTGACTCATTTTCTGCCTCCCCCCTTATTGTTTTAAACACCCCTCCCATTATTACTTCCAAACCTCCCTTCTCCATGGGGGACAACGGGGAATACCAATATACCATTCAAGCAGAGGATCCCGATGGGGACAATGTTTTTTTTGAAATGGTGAAAGGTCCTGAAGGGATGGCCATGGATTCCCAAAGGGGGTCCCTGTCCTGGAAACCTTCCCCTAATGAAATTGGTACCCACTCCATTGAAATTGCCGCTGTGGATCCTGATGGAGCAAAAGGGATTCAAAAATACGACCTTGAGATTTTTCCTCTGGAAGCGGCTGTGCAGTGATTTTCTTCCTTCCTTTTTCTAAACTCAAAAAGTTCAAATAAAAGGAGAGGTCCTTGGTTAAATTATTGGGCGAAATCCTGGTTGATTCAGGACGGTTAAGCGAGGACCAACTATCCCAGGCTCTGAACCGCCAGGTGGATCAAGGGGGACGTTTGGGGACTAATTTGATCGAACTTGGGTTTTTGTCCCCCACGAACTGGCGGAATTTTTAAGTCAAAAGCTGGAATTTCCCTGCGCCTACGCGGAAGATGGGGAGCAATATCACTTGGTTCCCTTCCGTTTGGACGGAAAGGTTTTGAGTGTGGCCATGCGGGACCCCATGGATTTGAAGGCCATCAGTGAGGTCAGTTTTCGAACGGGGTGTTTGATTAAAGCCCATGTTGCCCCAGATGCACAGCTTCAAACCTCTCTTGAAAAATTTTATCAGATTCCTCAAATGGTTCGTTTTGTTCAGTCGCCCCATGGGGGCGGAATCCAGGAGCAAGTATGCCATGATAGGGACCCCAAAAAAGGGAGTGACCCTGAGGCATTTGAATCTGCCATCGAACGCGTTAAAAGAGATCTGGCTTATGCCACTTCCAGAGAAGAAGTGATTACTTCCATGATGACTATTCTTTCCTCTGTATTTGACCGGTTATTTTTCTTTATTTTAAAGAAAAAATTTTTAAGGGGATGGATGGGTATGGCCCCGGGACTTCCAAAAAACCGGATATTAAAAATGGAGTTTCCTTTGGGAGAGCCTTCTTTTTTAAATGATGTGGCCCAGACATTGGAGGTTACCCATGGACCCCTTTCCGATTATGAGGGAAACCGCCGGTTTATGAGGATGCTTGGAGGACAGTTCCCCGAGGAAGTCCTGGGAGTCCCTTTGAGAATTCAAAAGCAGGTGGTGGGAATTTTATACGGGGACAATCTTTATTCCAAGCTTCCGATCACCTGTGTGACCTTTGCGGAGCTTCTGGCTGATAAAGCGGCCATGTCTCTGGAGATTCTCATCTTAAGACAGAAGATTCTGGATTAAACCGTTTTCCCCTCCTTCTTTTCTCCAAATGAAATTAATTTTGAAAAACAGTTGGATGAATTTTTGGGAAGGTGCCAAAAATTGTCCCTCCTATGGCCTTATATTCACAAATCTAAATTTCTATAGTTCCACTGTTTTAATCCTATCCCATTAAAATTAAATAGTTTTTTATTTATTCTAATGTATTTTTAAAGAGGGCATGCCCTTTGCACTATCCTTAGGTCCTATGCCTCTTTTTCGTTACAAAGCCAGGAATGAGTTTGGATCCCCGTTGAAAGGAACACTGGATTCAAGTGGTCCAGAGGCTGTGGCTCTTCATTTAAGTAATCTGGGATTTATCCCTATATCAATCAAAGAGGAACAGCCCGGTCTTTTTTCAGATTCATTTTTCAGTGATTTTCAACGGATCTCCCCCGAAGACCTGATTATTTTTACCCGGCAATTGGCAACGTTAATCAATGCAGGTCTCCCTTTTTTATCCAGCATGGACTCCCTGGTGGCGCAAACAGAGAATCCCCGTTTGAAGAAAACGCTTCTTCAAGTGAGGCGGGATGTTGAGGGAGGCCTTTTTTTCTCCGATGCCCTGATCCGTCATCCTAAAATTTTTTCTTCACTTTTTGTCAATATGGTTCGCGCAGGGGAGGTGGGAGGTGTACTCGATGAGATTTTGGAACGTTTGGCCCGGTTGGCCGAGCATGAGGTTGAAACGCGGAACCGGATTAAGGTGGCCACCCGCTATCCCAAAATCGTGATGTTTGCCCTTTTGGTGGCTTTTGTGATCTTAACCACACTGGTAATTCCAAAATTCGCCAATTTATACTCCAATTTCCAGGTGGCATTACCCCTTCCGACGCGTATCCTCATTGGCATTAATGATGCGGTTCATCAATATTGGTATTTAATGATTGGGGGAACCATTCTGGCCGTAGGGGGAATCCGCCATTACCTCCGGACCGATCCGGGGCGTCTTTGGTGGGATTCATTTAAACTTAAAATTCCGGTCTTCGGTCCCATCTTTTTAAAAACCGCCCTTTCCCGGTTTGCGCGGGTTTTCGGAACCTTGACCCGTAGCGGCCTTCCAATGCTTCAGACCTTGGATACCGTTTCAACCACGGTGGGAAATGTGCTCATTTCCCGGGTGATTAATACCCTCAGAGAAAGCGCCCGGCAGGGAAAAGGATTGGTCCAGCCCATGAGGGTGAGCGGGGTATTTCCTCCCGTGGTCATTCAAATGGTTGCCATCGGTGAAGAGACGGGGAAGATGGAGGAGATGCTGTTTAAAGTGTCCGATTATTACGATATGGAGGTGGAATATAAGATTAAAAATCTCTCTGCCTCTTTGGAACCGATTCTTCTGGTTTTGATTGGAGGAACGGTTCTCTTTTTAGCCTTGGCGATATTCCTTCCCTGGTGGAATCTGGTGTCTGTCTTTAAATCCGGCGTAGGGGGGTGAAAATAGTGAGGGTAAGGGATGTTTCGTTTGAAAAGACAAGAGGGATTGGGAGTCATCGATACCCTCATTGTCTGTATTATTGTGGCGTTTTTGATGGTGGTTTTCCTGGCTCATTACCAACAGGTCGCCCAAAAGGCACAAGAGACCTCTCTCAAGGAAGGACTTCGGAATATTCGCGTCTCCATCAATGTGTATCGGGCTTGGAATCGCAACCAAAACCCAGAGAATCTCCGGAAGCTGATTACCGAGAGCTATTTGTGGCCGAGCCCTTCGGGAACACTATTCAAGAGATATTACCTGGAGGCTTCCAGCACCGACTCGGAAGGCCATCTTTTAGACCCTTTTGGGCGACGATACCATTATGAGCCGAAAACCGGGGAGGTATGGTCTGGGACGGAGGGTTATGAAAAATGGTGAGGGTTTCCAAGGGAAGAAGAAAGGATCTGTCATGAAGGAAATTAAAAATACAAAAGGGTTTACCCTGATTGAATTGATTGTCATCATCGTTGTTCTCGGGTTATTGGCGGCGGTGGCCGTAACCCGGTACCAAGATTTGACCTCCGATGCCATGATCTCCACCAGTAAGGGAAACCTTGGAAGCATTCGATCGGGGATAAAAATCCTTCATGCAAAGGTCCTGTTGGCGGGGGTTTCAGCGTCCAATCCGGAGTGGCCCACCTTGGCTGAACTGAACGCCAATATTACATCGGGTCGAACTCCGGCAAGCCTCAATAATCTGAAAATGATTGAAGGCCCTTCTGGTGGAAGCTGTCAAGCCGCTAATGTTTGCATGCCGGAAGACCTCGTTTCCACCCTTGCCACGGTGGGCGCACGAAGCACTGTGATGGGAGCTTCAACGGCACAGGCCAACAGTCGAACCCCTCCAGGTGGGTCAGGGGGATGGGCCTATGATGAAAACACGGGGCAGTTTTATGTGAATCAGGCCAACCCGGTTGATTCCCGGGGGATTCCGGCCAATCAATGGTAAAGGGAGAGATTTTAAAA from Nitrospiria bacterium encodes the following:
- a CDS encoding type II secretion system F family protein, producing MPFALSLGPMPLFRYKARNEFGSPLKGTLDSSGPEAVALHLSNLGFIPISIKEEQPGLFSDSFFSDFQRISPEDLIIFTRQLATLINAGLPFLSSMDSLVAQTENPRLKKTLLQVRRDVEGGLFFSDALIRHPKIFSSLFVNMVRAGEVGGVLDEILERLARLAEHEVETRNRIKVATRYPKIVMFALLVAFVILTTLVIPKFANLYSNFQVALPLPTRILIGINDAVHQYWYLMIGGTILAVGGIRHYLRTDPGRLWWDSFKLKIPVFGPIFLKTALSRFARVFGTLTRSGLPMLQTLDTVSTTVGNVLISRVINTLRESARQGKGLVQPMRVSGVFPPVVIQMVAIGEETGKMEEMLFKVSDYYDMEVEYKIKNLSASLEPILLVLIGGTVLFLALAIFLPWWNLVSVFKSGVGG
- a CDS encoding type II secretion system protein gives rise to the protein MFRLKRQEGLGVIDTLIVCIIVAFLMVVFLAHYQQVAQKAQETSLKEGLRNIRVSINVYRAWNRNQNPENLRKLITESYLWPSPSGTLFKRYYLEASSTDSEGHLLDPFGRRYHYEPKTGEVWSGTEGYEKW
- a CDS encoding PilC/PilY family type IV pilus protein, whose translation is DMDAIFTGSVTNRQALIDAVNTTPTDDWTPLAETLYEAMLYFKGAPAYFNSGTYTSPIQASCQKNYIIIITDGMSTQDKDGVLTTICSSGDCDGDGFEPDNDTPAKDYKNSGSDYLDDVAWYLNNTDLIDDSIMTGKQNVIVHTIGFGVDGAETGAVKLLDETAFNGKGNAYIANNTAGLTNALTEIVSGLLEDNTSFVAPVVPVSPENRTYSSSNVFVGFFRPDASAFWGGNVKKYGLNSGGKIVDNDMLTLSTNSNGVFYDTSTSFWGTIPDGGKVEEGGVGKVLLNRDLSTRKLYTYFETNVNLTNSVNVFNKTNITPTMLGYLSTETSKRDDLIDFIYGYDPYDTGSSFKRAWVLGDILHSRPMVVNYASYVYSLTNMADCTQNKSIIYVGANDGMLHAFKDCDGSEVWGFIPPDVLGNLKKLTGTSHPYFVDGSPRTYIYDYDKDGNIEPADGDIVLLLVGERRGGSTFYVLDVTDFNTPKFLGSLSPSKVCNGTTCTTTTLYGELGQSWSDPVLGKVKEGGVNKIVFFIGGGYDETTENTLPLLSTTNTKGRAFYAFELVRTNSGKLNDVSFLGTKVFEYSYNTSVTLDTGNTIDDMTYSIPSEVTAIDSDGDDYLDTVYVGDIGAQMWRFYVGDNNASNWTGSTIFKSNPSTTEGRKIFYPPDVVQELDPYNGFAVFNLLYFGTGDRANPKIETIDGTTTGTASIDRMYMVKDRLKNFDGSATVFPLTESNLEDVTTDDLQLTSTTSSGIATILGNLSEKYGWFIQLDDTTNFPGEKILAPATVFNRVVFFTAFSPTNSSTDPCIPSAGTARIFAMNYLTGEAVFNYDLTNDGGYSSETNTRAKTDDQKIVKRSDRVITMGASIPSGVVIIVTEDGPSSLVGVGGALGGTELKPGGGVNRIFWKETP
- a CDS encoding Ig domain-containing protein, whose translation is MRKSVPFLMTLFFLLLGCSQGKENLEVYVPAEEAKNGENQMLGGVWGVEISPHEPSSDESLMVLVQEQMGGRLAPTLLYQWHRNGVLIPGVTSNHLPKQHFGKGDLIFVQVSNPKGVDQTSKIKSDPVSILNTPPRVLSVSFKPEQPRSGQPIEAAVQGLDYDEDSLEYAFRWYKNEQEIEGEPSSVLEPEHFKKGDRIQVEVKAFDGENEGDSFSASPLIVLNTPPIITSKPPFSMGDNGEYQYTIQAEDPDGDNVFFEMVKGPEGMAMDSQRGSLSWKPSPNEIGTHSIEIAAVDPDGAKGIQKYDLEIFPLEAAVQ
- a CDS encoding prepilin-type N-terminal cleavage/methylation domain-containing protein, coding for MKEIKNTKGFTLIELIVIIVVLGLLAAVAVTRYQDLTSDAMISTSKGNLGSIRSGIKILHAKVLLAGVSASNPEWPTLAELNANITSGRTPASLNNLKMIEGPSGGSCQAANVCMPEDLVSTLATVGARSTVMGASTAQANSRTPPGGSGGWAYDENTGQFYVNQANPVDSRGIPANQW